A single window of Culicoides brevitarsis isolate CSIRO-B50_1 chromosome 3, AGI_CSIRO_Cbre_v1, whole genome shotgun sequence DNA harbors:
- the LOC134834157 gene encoding protein ILRUN, with protein sequence MDIDDSPATGAPTQPSADDNELLTMFSCMGTEEKDNLVQQFQYIGNEPSQATAKFFLDMNNWNLQTAIGCYMDYLATARAPQMKVLQSCTVGEGESVTPNTSFTVSWLVQNNGETEWPAGTCLREVSVQALDHMSIQVPALAPLDSTKITVQLVSPAELGEFCTKWRLMTPSNLFFGATITCVVQVCESGTLALTQQLSELRVPNNIPTTVIEHTTNAGGNSGASNNEWESRMLTQSAAGSIGNSSSDQPPPYYATHNVIQQQGQQQSAATDEEMWDDVL encoded by the exons ATGGATATCGACGACTCGCCCGCAACTGGAGCTCCAACGCAGCCCAGTGCAGATGACAATGAATTGCTCACGATGTTCAGCTGCATGGGCACCGAGGAGAAGGACAACTTGGTGCAGCAATTTCAGTACATTGGTAACGAACCGAGCCAGGCAACAGCCAAATTCTTCCTCGACATGAACAATTG GAACTTGCAAACTGCAATTGGATGTTACATGGATTACTTGGCGACTGCCAGAGCGCCTCAAATGAAGGTTCTTCAGTCATGTACCGTCGGAGAAGGTGAAAGTGTCACACCAAATACTTC atttacCGTTTCCTGGTTAGTACAAAACAATGGTGAGACTGAATGGCCCGCAGGAACGTGCCTCCGAGAGGTTTCTGTTCAGGCATTGGACCACATGAGCATTCAAGTGCCAGCATTAGCGCCCTTGGATTCCACGAAAATCACCGTTCAACTAGTTAGTCCAGCAGAATTGGGTGAATTTTGTACCAAATGGCGTCTTATGACGCCCAGCAATTTGTTCTTCGGAG caaCAATAACGTGTGTTGTCCAAGTGTGTGAGAGTGGAACGTTAGCGCTAACGCAACAACTCAGCGAATTACGTGTGCCCAATAATATTCCGACCACTGTGATCGAACACACGACAAATGCTGGCGGCAACAGTGGTGCGAGTAACAACGAATGGGAATCGAGAATGCTCACACAAAGTGCTGCCGGGAGCATAGGCAATAGCTCAAGTGATCAACCGCCTCCTTATTATGCCACGCATAACGTCATTCAGCAGCAAGGACAGCAACAGTCTGCCGCCACGGATGAGGAAATGTGGGATGATGtgctgtaa